From a region of the Synechococcus sp. PCC 7502 genome:
- the recJ gene encoding single-stranded-DNA-specific exonuclease RecJ, with amino-acid sequence MKELPILNSNSWQIFPLVEPKPWLIERVGNYAAQLLWQRGLQTESEIQAFLNPSAYTPTGAFAFGEEMIWAIERIKAAREQRHKVAIWGDFDADGITATSVLWDGLGQFFPQGEQLIYFIPNRLTASHGLSVSGIDTLRDCQLIITCDTGSTNLKEIDYLRSLEIDVIITDHHTLPEHRPPVTAIINPRYLSSDHPLFHLSGVAVAYKLIEALYETMPHIPTQPVESLLDLVAIGLVADLVQLSGDCRYLAQKGIEELKKKNRLGVKFLLEACKKEGDRPTDISFGIAPRINSISRIWGDVHKCVEMLTSSDPIQCQALVDLAEEANNQRKALQKKIYNQVLERIINIDLSTSPILVLADANWHGGILGVVAGQIAQEYNRPVILLNIDGDTLRGSARSPQGIDLYSLIKGQEHILTSFGGHPYAAGLSLSIQNLELFKESLIQKFWQQYGTISPKAIAIDLVVTIAELGQELFRELKQLEPHGMGNPAPKLLIKNCRFTNKFNANIKNRRGQKLQYLKSEFKLVDATGSINGHWWEQSIDQVPDHPCDVVLELVDNPRTRTYEVRIIDVAPLADSLPETETYNQIIKLEPFVTKAGLKLSPNLQGEDLWQRLVGVAKYLSRTGQTVTYTQLQNKLGINMPILQLGLKALEVYGWQIQENSEDLRINFPQRQTYPDYNQVPPEVEYFVKFVNEAAFRQSFAPSQV; translated from the coding sequence ATGAAAGAACTCCCTATACTGAACTCAAACTCTTGGCAAATTTTTCCGTTAGTGGAGCCTAAACCTTGGCTCATAGAAAGAGTTGGAAATTATGCAGCGCAACTTTTATGGCAAAGGGGATTACAAACGGAATCTGAAATCCAAGCATTTCTCAATCCTAGTGCTTATACGCCCACCGGTGCCTTTGCTTTTGGAGAAGAAATGATATGGGCGATTGAGAGAATTAAAGCAGCAAGGGAACAACGACATAAAGTTGCTATTTGGGGAGATTTTGATGCGGATGGAATTACTGCCACATCAGTTTTATGGGACGGTTTAGGACAGTTTTTTCCCCAAGGTGAACAATTAATTTATTTTATTCCTAATCGCTTAACTGCATCCCACGGTTTATCTGTTTCGGGCATAGATACGCTCCGAGATTGTCAGTTAATTATCACCTGTGACACGGGCAGCACTAACCTCAAAGAAATTGATTACCTGCGATCGCTTGAAATAGACGTAATTATTACCGATCACCACACCCTACCCGAACACCGTCCGCCTGTGACCGCCATTATCAATCCTCGCTACTTAAGTTCCGATCATCCCCTCTTCCATCTTTCGGGCGTGGCAGTTGCCTATAAACTGATCGAGGCACTGTACGAAACTATGCCCCATATTCCCACCCAACCCGTAGAAAGTTTATTAGATTTAGTAGCAATCGGTTTAGTTGCAGACCTCGTGCAGTTAAGTGGTGATTGTCGGTATTTGGCTCAAAAGGGTATTGAGGAACTAAAGAAGAAAAATCGTTTAGGAGTTAAATTTTTATTAGAAGCTTGTAAAAAAGAAGGCGATCGCCCCACAGATATTAGTTTTGGTATTGCCCCTCGGATTAATTCCATCAGTCGAATTTGGGGAGATGTGCATAAATGCGTGGAAATGCTGACTAGTTCCGATCCTATTCAATGTCAAGCCCTAGTTGACCTAGCAGAAGAAGCTAATAACCAAAGAAAGGCATTGCAAAAGAAAATATATAACCAAGTGCTAGAGAGAATTATCAACATTGATCTTTCCACCTCACCGATTTTAGTTTTAGCAGATGCAAATTGGCATGGAGGTATTTTGGGCGTAGTAGCGGGACAAATCGCTCAGGAATATAATCGTCCAGTGATTCTCTTAAATATTGATGGCGATACACTTAGAGGCAGTGCACGATCGCCTCAAGGGATAGATTTATATAGTCTGATTAAAGGACAGGAACATATTTTAACTAGCTTTGGTGGACATCCCTATGCGGCGGGGTTGAGCTTATCGATCCAGAACTTAGAGTTATTTAAAGAGTCTTTAATTCAAAAATTTTGGCAGCAGTACGGGACTATTTCTCCTAAGGCGATCGCCATTGATTTAGTAGTTACTATTGCTGAGCTTGGACAGGAATTATTTCGAGAACTTAAACAGCTTGAACCTCACGGTATGGGTAATCCTGCCCCTAAATTACTAATAAAAAATTGCCGCTTCACCAATAAATTTAATGCCAATATTAAAAATCGCCGTGGGCAGAAACTCCAGTATCTGAAATCCGAATTTAAGTTGGTGGATGCAACTGGCTCCATAAATGGGCATTGGTGGGAGCAGTCCATTGATCAAGTGCCCGATCACCCCTGTGATGTGGTTTTAGAACTAGTAGATAATCCCCGTACCCGCACCTACGAAGTCCGCATTATTGATGTTGCTCCCTTAGCAGATTCTTTACCAGAGACTGAAACCTATAATCAAATTATTAAACTGGAACCGTTTGTAACCAAAGCAGGATTAAAATTAAGCCCCAATCTTCAGGGGGAAGACCTGTGGCAACGTCTAGTCGGGGTTGCTAAATATCTCAGCCGCACGGGACAAACCGTCACCTATACTCAACTCCAAAATAAGCTTGGTATTAACATGCCGATCTTGCAGTTAGGACTAAAAGCTTTAGAGGTATATGGTTGGCAGATTCAAGAAAATTCCGAAGATTTACGGATTAATTTTCCCCAAAGACAAACCTACCCTGACTACAATCAAGTTCCACCAGAGGTTGAGTATTTTGTCAAATTTGTGAACGAAGCTGCATTTCGTCAATCCTTTGCCCCATCTCAAGTTTAA
- a CDS encoding HEAT repeat domain-containing protein → MSNLNLETVSEQLQSPNSRDRLLALVSLRHAEPELAVPLILKVINDENLQIRSMAVFALGLKQTDACLPALLEILETETDYGIRADAAGALGYLKDIRAFEPLQRVFYEDTEWLVRFSAAVSLGNLGDPRAHDVLIQALDAQETVVNQGAIAALGEIGDPRCVEHILKFVENEDWLTRQRLAEALGNLPHPKSLPALNYLSKDSNSNVASSAIFSRDRLLGNSNWTDLL, encoded by the coding sequence ATGTCCAATCTCAACCTTGAAACCGTATCTGAGCAATTACAAAGTCCTAATTCGCGCGATCGCCTTTTAGCATTGGTGTCTTTACGTCATGCGGAGCCAGAACTGGCAGTGCCTTTAATTTTAAAAGTAATCAATGATGAGAACTTACAAATTCGGTCGATGGCAGTATTTGCCCTTGGGCTTAAGCAAACCGATGCTTGCCTACCAGCTTTACTGGAGATTCTAGAAACTGAAACCGACTATGGTATTCGGGCAGATGCGGCAGGAGCTTTGGGCTATCTCAAGGATATTAGAGCCTTTGAGCCTTTACAACGGGTATTTTATGAAGATACGGAATGGTTAGTCCGCTTTAGTGCTGCCGTCTCCCTAGGGAATTTAGGTGATCCCCGCGCCCATGATGTCTTAATCCAAGCCCTAGACGCACAAGAAACCGTTGTTAACCAAGGAGCGATCGCTGCCCTGGGAGAAATTGGTGATCCCAGATGTGTAGAACATATCCTTAAATTTGTTGAAAATGAAGACTGGCTAACCCGTCAACGTCTAGCAGAGGCGCTGGGAAATCTTCCCCATCCCAAAAGCTTACCTGCCCTTAACTACCTTTCCAAAGATAGCAATTCCAATGTGGCATCATCGGCAATTTTTTCCCGCGATCGCCTTTTAGGTAATAGCAATTGGACGGATTTACTCTAA
- the idi gene encoding isopentenyl-diphosphate Delta-isomerase: MDKPEPLVEHLILVDQSDRPIGIGEKMWVHQQGLLHRAFSIFVLNSQGQILLQKRAISKYHSGGLWTNTCCSHPRPDESILTAANRRLQEEMGFTCELTEIFSFIYESPLDYGLIEHEYDHVLLGKFDGEPILNPLEAEAWQWIDMDTLKLALSINPELYTFWLKACFDKFLDYTLNSNLSPVDFTTPFLV; this comes from the coding sequence ATGGATAAACCTGAACCATTAGTTGAGCATTTAATCTTAGTAGATCAAAGCGATCGCCCCATTGGCATTGGAGAAAAGATGTGGGTACATCAGCAGGGACTCTTACACAGGGCATTTTCTATATTTGTGCTGAATTCCCAAGGGCAAATACTTCTACAAAAACGGGCAATTAGTAAATATCACTCTGGTGGGCTATGGACAAATACCTGCTGTAGCCATCCTCGCCCAGATGAATCCATACTTACTGCTGCGAACCGCCGTCTGCAAGAAGAAATGGGATTTACCTGCGAACTGACAGAAATTTTTAGCTTCATCTATGAATCTCCCCTCGATTATGGATTAATTGAGCATGAATACGACCATGTATTGCTTGGCAAATTTGACGGTGAACCGATCCTAAATCCCCTGGAGGCAGAGGCTTGGCAGTGGATCGATATGGACACATTAAAACTGGCACTAAGTATTAATCCCGAACTTTATACTTTTTGGTTAAAAGCTTGTTTTGATAAATTTTTAGACTATACCCTGAACTCTAATCTTTCTCCAGTAGATTTTACTACTCCATTTTTAGTATAA
- the cimA gene encoding citramalate synthase: MNQIYIYDTTLRDGAQREGLSLSVEDKIQIAQRLDRLGVGFIEGGWPGANPKDVEFFQQLPPLTNAELVPFCMTRRTGIKANADPMLVPILGAGTKWITIVGKSWDLHVRESLRVSLDENLSMITDTISYLRSRDRRIIYDAEHWFDGYKYNSEYAIATLKTALAAGAEWLVLCDTNGGTLPQDVSKIVAAVKLELGDVKLGIHPHDDAGVAVANAIAAVEAGATMVQGTINGYGERCGNANLCTVIPNLQLKMGKQCVSSDQLTKITEISRQVSEIVNLAPDDHAAYVGISAFAHKGGMHVSAVQRNPITYEHTAPEGVGNTRRIVISEQAGLSNVLSKAASFGIKLQKDDQACRQILQKIKELEQVGYQFEAAEASFELLMLEAIAQRPKFFTLSGFQVHCDQVNCDQVHCDLNMEQKAPALATVKVIVKDQEKLTAAEGNGPVAALDSALRKALVEFYPAIAQFSLTDYKVRILNSNCGTKATTRVLIESTNGDRRWTTLGVSSNIIDASYQALAEGLEYGLILETNLARALSPGFRT; the protein is encoded by the coding sequence ATGAATCAAATCTATATCTATGACACAACCCTCAGAGATGGGGCGCAAAGGGAAGGATTATCCCTATCCGTCGAAGATAAAATTCAAATTGCCCAAAGACTTGATCGCCTTGGAGTTGGGTTTATTGAAGGTGGATGGCCCGGTGCAAATCCTAAGGATGTAGAATTTTTTCAACAACTGCCACCCCTAACTAATGCGGAACTCGTACCCTTCTGCATGACTAGACGCACAGGAATTAAGGCAAATGCTGATCCAATGTTGGTACCAATTTTAGGGGCGGGGACAAAATGGATCACAATTGTTGGGAAATCATGGGATTTGCACGTTCGGGAAAGTTTGCGAGTAAGTTTAGATGAAAATCTAAGCATGATTACAGATACGATCTCCTATCTACGCAGCCGCGATCGCCGAATTATCTATGATGCCGAACATTGGTTTGATGGCTATAAATACAATTCTGAATATGCGATCGCCACCCTGAAAACAGCATTAGCGGCAGGGGCGGAGTGGTTAGTTTTGTGTGATACCAATGGGGGAACTTTACCCCAAGACGTGAGCAAAATTGTGGCAGCCGTGAAATTGGAATTGGGAGATGTCAAGTTAGGAATTCATCCCCATGATGATGCGGGAGTTGCCGTTGCCAATGCGATCGCTGCCGTAGAAGCAGGTGCAACTATGGTACAGGGAACGATAAATGGCTATGGAGAACGCTGTGGAAATGCCAATCTTTGTACGGTAATTCCCAATTTGCAATTAAAAATGGGCAAACAATGCGTTAGTTCTGACCAGTTAACTAAAATCACGGAAATCTCTCGACAGGTAAGCGAAATTGTGAATCTTGCTCCCGATGATCATGCTGCCTATGTGGGCATATCTGCCTTTGCCCATAAGGGAGGGATGCACGTCAGTGCCGTACAGCGTAACCCGATCACCTACGAACATACTGCCCCAGAAGGTGTGGGTAATACCCGCAGGATCGTAATTTCTGAACAGGCGGGGTTGAGTAATGTGTTATCTAAGGCAGCCAGTTTTGGCATTAAGCTGCAAAAAGATGATCAAGCCTGTCGTCAGATTTTACAAAAAATCAAAGAATTAGAACAGGTGGGTTATCAGTTTGAAGCCGCTGAAGCAAGTTTTGAATTATTAATGCTGGAAGCGATCGCCCAACGCCCGAAATTTTTCACCCTCAGTGGCTTTCAAGTCCATTGTGATCAGGTCAATTGCGATCAAGTTCATTGTGATTTAAATATGGAACAAAAGGCTCCCGCCCTAGCCACCGTTAAGGTCATCGTGAAAGATCAAGAAAAACTTACTGCCGCCGAAGGTAATGGACCTGTTGCTGCTTTAGATTCAGCCCTCAGAAAAGCACTAGTTGAATTTTATCCTGCGATCGCCCAGTTTTCCCTAACCGACTACAAGGTGAGAATTCTCAATAGTAATTGTGGTACCAAGGCAACAACTAGAGTTTTAATTGAATCTACCAATGGCGATCGGCGCTGGACAACCCTAGGAGTTTCAAGCAATATTATTGATGCTTCCTATCAGGCATTGGCAGAGGGTTTAGAGTATGGATTAATATTAGAGACAAATCTTGCTAGAGCTTTAAGCCCAGGGTTTAGGACTTGA
- a CDS encoding FtsX-like permease family protein: MIFAVPLAWFQLTYEKGRLLVAIAGIMFAVILIFMQLGFQDALFTSAVRLHTNLRTDVAIISPQSTNLVGMRNFSQRRLYQAFGYKGVESIHELYIGLAAWKVKNDPAGQTRNILVLGADPDSKIFKMPGANENLAKTKVEDVILFDRSSRSEFGPIVQECGVSKELATKYIPAGFACNNFVTREVANRTITVGGLFELGSSFAADGTIITSQTNFLRIFDNRQAGLINVGLINLKPDASPYEMILDYVQSFPNKEVILPTVPGITVDGDRVRYADPDKKDRLIIDKYRLTLEDIEKSKSVAIDDIKILTRAGFIDFERSYWQKSTSIGFIFSLGTVMGFIVGIVIVYQILYTDVSDHMAEYATLKAMGYSNWYLAFVVIQEAFVLSILGYIPGFFACLGLYSLTKNATRLPLDMTIERGIQVMILTVLMCVISGAISLRKVQSADPAEIFG; encoded by the coding sequence ATGATCTTTGCTGTCCCTTTGGCTTGGTTTCAGTTAACCTACGAAAAAGGTCGTCTATTGGTGGCGATCGCTGGAATCATGTTTGCTGTAATTTTGATATTTATGCAACTCGGCTTCCAAGATGCTCTATTTACCAGTGCGGTGCGGTTACATACAAACCTCCGAACCGATGTGGCGATCATTAGTCCCCAATCCACTAATTTAGTGGGAATGCGAAATTTCTCCCAGCGCAGATTGTACCAAGCTTTCGGATATAAGGGTGTAGAGTCAATTCATGAGCTTTATATCGGTTTAGCAGCGTGGAAAGTTAAAAATGATCCTGCTGGACAAACCCGCAATATTTTAGTTTTAGGGGCTGACCCCGATTCCAAAATATTTAAAATGCCCGGGGCTAATGAAAACTTAGCAAAAACTAAGGTCGAAGATGTAATTTTATTCGATCGCTCTTCCCGTAGTGAGTTTGGTCCAATTGTCCAAGAATGTGGAGTTAGTAAGGAATTAGCTACAAAATATATCCCTGCTGGATTTGCCTGTAATAATTTTGTTACCAGAGAGGTAGCTAATCGCACGATAACCGTAGGCGGATTATTTGAGTTAGGGTCTTCCTTTGCCGCCGATGGCACTATTATTACTAGTCAAACCAATTTTTTAAGGATTTTTGATAACCGCCAAGCAGGACTAATCAATGTAGGCTTAATTAACCTCAAGCCTGATGCTTCTCCCTATGAAATGATCTTGGACTATGTACAGAGTTTTCCCAATAAAGAGGTGATTTTACCAACTGTACCAGGAATTACTGTGGATGGTGATCGGGTTAGGTATGCTGATCCAGATAAAAAGGATCGCCTGATCATTGATAAATATCGCCTTACCTTAGAAGATATTGAAAAGTCCAAGTCCGTGGCGATCGATGACATTAAAATTTTGACGAGGGCAGGCTTTATTGATTTTGAGCGTTCCTATTGGCAAAAGAGTACATCCATCGGTTTTATTTTTTCCCTCGGTACGGTCATGGGGTTTATTGTGGGCATTGTGATTGTGTATCAAATTCTCTATACCGATGTATCTGATCACATGGCAGAATATGCAACCCTAAAGGCAATGGGCTATAGCAACTGGTACTTGGCATTTGTGGTAATTCAAGAAGCTTTTGTCCTTTCAATTTTGGGCTATATTCCCGGATTTTTTGCCTGCCTTGGGCTGTATTCTCTGACTAAAAACGCCACAAGATTACCCCTAGATATGACCATAGAGCGAGGCATACAGGTAATGATCCTCACGGTTTTAATGTGTGTAATCTCTGGAGCAATTTCTCTGCGTAAAGTGCAATCTGCCGACCCTGCGGAAATATTTGGCTAA
- the ureC gene encoding urease subunit alpha, which produces MSYRMNRSAYAETYGITVGDRLRLADTELIIEVEKDYTTYGEEVKFGGGKVIRDGMGQSPITNADGAVDAVITNALILDWWGIVKADVGIKDGKIFKIGKAGNPYIQDNVDIIIGPGTEAIAGEGLILTAGGIDSHIHFICPQQIEVAIASGITTMIGGGTGPAAGTSATTCTPGPWNIYKMLQAAEAFPMNLGFLGKGNSAKPEALNEQIEAGAMGLKLHEDWGTTPSAIDNCLSVVDRYDVQVAIHTDTLNEAGFVENTIAAFKGRVIHTYHTEGAGGGHAPDIIKICGEANVLPSSTNPTRPYTVNTLEEHLDMLMVCHHLDPSIPEDVAFAESRIRRETIAAEDILHDLGAFSMISSDSQAMGRIGEVIIRTWQTAHKMKTQRGALPEDSSRNDNFRAKRYVAKYTINPAITHGIANYVGSIEAGKIADLCLWKPAMFGVKPEMVIKGGLIAWAQMGDANASIPTPQPVHMRPMFGSFGGAMSATSLTFVSQAAIAKGIPEQLNLKKIVVPTLGNRQLSKRDLKLNDALPVIEVNPETYEVRADGELLTCEPATILPMAQRYFLF; this is translated from the coding sequence ATGAGTTATAGAATGAATCGCTCGGCATACGCGGAAACCTATGGCATTACGGTGGGCGATCGCCTGCGTCTAGCAGATACAGAATTAATCATTGAAGTGGAAAAAGACTACACCACCTACGGCGAAGAAGTAAAATTTGGTGGTGGCAAAGTAATTCGGGATGGCATGGGACAATCACCGATTACCAATGCGGACGGGGCTGTGGATGCGGTAATTACCAATGCCTTAATTTTAGATTGGTGGGGTATTGTCAAAGCTGATGTGGGCATCAAGGACGGCAAAATTTTTAAGATTGGCAAAGCGGGAAATCCCTACATTCAAGACAATGTGGATATTATTATCGGACCTGGTACCGAAGCGATCGCTGGGGAAGGTTTAATTCTGACCGCAGGCGGCATAGATTCTCACATTCATTTTATCTGTCCTCAACAAATAGAAGTAGCGATCGCCTCTGGGATTACCACCATGATTGGGGGAGGCACTGGACCCGCCGCAGGCACTTCCGCCACTACCTGTACCCCAGGTCCTTGGAATATCTACAAAATGCTCCAAGCAGCAGAAGCTTTTCCCATGAATTTAGGCTTTTTGGGTAAGGGTAATAGTGCCAAACCCGAAGCATTAAATGAACAGATTGAAGCAGGAGCAATGGGCTTAAAACTCCATGAAGACTGGGGAACTACTCCCTCAGCCATAGATAATTGCCTAAGTGTTGTCGATCGCTACGATGTCCAAGTGGCAATTCACACCGATACCCTCAACGAAGCTGGATTTGTCGAAAATACGATCGCTGCTTTTAAAGGTCGAGTTATTCATACCTATCACACCGAAGGCGCAGGCGGTGGTCATGCTCCCGATATTATTAAAATCTGTGGTGAAGCAAATGTCCTCCCTTCTTCTACCAATCCCACCCGTCCCTATACCGTCAATACCCTTGAAGAACACCTCGATATGTTGATGGTGTGTCATCACCTTGATCCCAGTATTCCTGAAGATGTCGCCTTTGCCGAGTCTCGCATCCGCCGTGAAACCATCGCTGCCGAAGATATTTTGCATGATCTTGGGGCATTTAGTATGATTTCCTCCGACTCTCAGGCAATGGGAAGAATTGGTGAAGTGATTATTAGAACTTGGCAAACCGCCCATAAAATGAAAACCCAACGGGGAGCTTTACCTGAAGATTCCAGTCGTAATGATAACTTCAGAGCCAAACGCTACGTTGCCAAATACACGATTAATCCCGCCATTACCCACGGCATTGCTAACTATGTCGGCTCCATTGAAGCAGGAAAAATTGCCGACCTATGTCTGTGGAAACCTGCCATGTTTGGCGTAAAGCCTGAAATGGTAATTAAAGGTGGACTTATAGCTTGGGCGCAAATGGGTGATGCTAATGCCAGTATTCCCACACCCCAGCCCGTACACATGCGTCCGATGTTTGGGAGTTTTGGCGGGGCAATGTCCGCAACCTCTTTAACTTTTGTATCCCAAGCGGCGATCGCTAAGGGTATTCCCGAACAACTGAACTTGAAAAAAATCGTGGTACCAACCCTAGGTAATCGCCAACTTTCTAAGCGTGATCTCAAACTAAATGATGCTCTGCCCGTAATTGAGGTTAACCCTGAAACCTATGAGGTCAGAGCCGATGGCGAACTCCTAACCTGCGAACCAGCTACGATATTACCAATGGCACAAAGGTACTTTTTATTTTGA
- a CDS encoding TrkA family potassium uptake protein has product MKPLIIVCGLNRVGYKILRLLRQQEALVVGISDRPIADDQGSNIIIGELHAASTLIEAGIQSAHTLVLSNSDEAQNLTILMQARVLNPQIRVVNRLFNSNLGDRLDRTLVDHVSMSVSALSAPVFAFTALGHEAIGQLRLFNQTWSIHEEYIDENHAWLGTKLSRLWEDRTRMLVYYLPADCENRHTDLVSAVTMGKELNVGDRLLIGTQPTMRSGQKSIKQRLAKLFSNFRHFQQHSRAVLLVAFALVLTILGATLTYTSFRYNISLIDSLYFSVGMITGAGGNSQIAEQAPDGIKVFTVIMMLVGTAVIGIWYALLNDFVLGTRFKQFINASRVPQQNHYIICGLGGVGTQTALLLMGYGHDVVVIERDPSSRFLNMANSLGIPVVQGDASIPATLKAAYLEKAEAIIAVTSNDTANLEIALNAKGMAPKVPAIVRYEDPKFAAMVRQVFDFEFVLSPSEIVAPSFAAAALGGKILGNGILGDTLWIALATLITPHHPFCGKLVKDAAMIADFVPLYIETNIETKNIKTGSQTIHGWDLLEFCLSNHDVLYLTIPANKLEYLWKSKVSKSSQAIAN; this is encoded by the coding sequence ATGAAACCTCTAATTATTGTCTGTGGCTTAAATCGAGTCGGATATAAGATTCTGAGGTTACTACGGCAACAGGAAGCTCTAGTTGTAGGAATTAGCGATCGCCCAATTGCTGACGATCAAGGTTCTAATATTATTATTGGCGAACTGCACGCAGCTTCTACTCTTATAGAGGCGGGGATACAATCTGCCCACACCTTGGTTTTATCTAACTCCGATGAAGCTCAGAACCTGACAATTTTAATGCAGGCAAGGGTTTTAAATCCGCAGATTCGGGTGGTTAATCGCTTATTTAATAGTAATTTAGGTGATCGTCTAGATCGAACCTTAGTAGATCATGTCAGTATGAGTGTTTCCGCTTTGTCTGCTCCCGTATTTGCCTTCACAGCGTTGGGACATGAGGCGATCGGACAATTGCGGCTATTTAATCAAACTTGGTCTATCCATGAAGAGTATATTGACGAAAATCATGCTTGGTTAGGTACTAAACTTTCCCGTCTGTGGGAAGACCGCACCAGAATGTTAGTTTACTATTTACCAGCAGATTGTGAAAATCGCCATACCGATCTAGTTTCGGCTGTAACGATGGGAAAGGAGCTAAATGTGGGAGATCGCTTACTGATTGGCACTCAACCCACAATGCGATCGGGACAAAAATCAATCAAGCAAAGATTAGCAAAATTATTCAGTAATTTCCGGCACTTTCAGCAACATAGTCGGGCGGTGCTTTTAGTCGCCTTTGCCCTTGTTTTGACAATTTTAGGGGCAACCTTAACCTACACCAGTTTTAGGTATAACATTTCTCTGATTGATTCTCTCTATTTTTCCGTGGGTATGATTACTGGGGCAGGGGGGAATAGCCAAATTGCTGAACAAGCGCCTGATGGGATCAAAGTTTTTACGGTGATCATGATGCTCGTAGGTACGGCAGTAATTGGCATTTGGTATGCCCTATTAAATGACTTTGTCTTGGGTACTAGGTTTAAGCAATTTATTAATGCTTCACGGGTTCCCCAACAAAATCACTACATTATCTGTGGACTAGGCGGGGTCGGTACTCAAACCGCATTACTACTGATGGGCTATGGACATGATGTCGTGGTAATTGAGCGTGATCCTAGTAGTCGGTTTTTAAATATGGCTAACTCCCTTGGAATTCCAGTAGTTCAGGGCGATGCCAGTATTCCCGCCACCTTAAAGGCAGCCTACCTTGAAAAAGCTGAAGCCATAATTGCCGTAACCAGTAATGATACTGCTAACTTAGAAATTGCCCTCAATGCTAAAGGGATGGCTCCTAAAGTTCCAGCGATCGTACGCTATGAAGACCCCAAGTTTGCAGCAATGGTACGCCAAGTCTTTGATTTTGAGTTTGTTCTTAGTCCCAGCGAAATTGTGGCACCTTCCTTTGCCGCCGCCGCCCTAGGAGGAAAGATTCTGGGCAATGGCATTCTTGGCGATACTTTATGGATAGCTTTAGCCACTTTAATTACCCCCCATCATCCTTTTTGTGGAAAACTTGTGAAAGATGCTGCAATGATCGCCGATTTTGTGCCTCTTTATATTGAAACCAATATTGAAACCAAAAATATTAAAACTGGTTCACAAACTATTCATGGCTGGGATTTATTGGAATTTTGCCTGAGTAATCATGATGTTTTATACCTGACGATTCCTGCAAATAAATTGGAGTATTTATGGAAATCTAAAGTTTCTAAGTCCTCGCAGGCGATCGCTAATTAA
- a CDS encoding TRIC cation channel family protein: MLLYILDLVGAAVFAISGALAAGKTELDLFGVMIIASITAIRAVPFEIYF, encoded by the coding sequence TTGTTATTGTATATTCTTGATCTAGTCGGGGCTGCAGTATTTGCAATTAGTGGTGCATTGGCAGCAGGTAAGACAGAACTTGATCTATTTGGCGTAATGATAATTGCTTCAATCACAGCGATCAGGGCGGTACCTTTTGAGATTTATTTCTAG
- the hemJ gene encoding protoporphyrinogen oxidase HemJ — MAYLWFKSFHIVGIVAWFAGMFYLPRLFVYHAEAYEQPEPARSILKSQYEIMEKRLYRIIMTPAMLLTVLMAIGLIYTEPEILKETWLHIKLGFVLILLGYHHLCARLMKKLAKDECKWTGQQFRWFNEVPTVLFVLIVLLVIFKGSLPTDGATFLTVAMVLGFAIAIQLYARKRRLAQEALESQT; from the coding sequence ATGGCATATTTGTGGTTTAAGTCGTTTCACATTGTCGGCATAGTGGCATGGTTTGCAGGGATGTTCTATCTGCCTCGTTTATTTGTATATCATGCTGAAGCATACGAGCAACCTGAACCAGCGCGCAGCATTCTCAAAAGTCAGTACGAAATTATGGAAAAGCGGCTGTATCGAATTATCATGACCCCCGCTATGCTCTTAACTGTTTTAATGGCGATCGGCTTAATTTATACAGAGCCAGAAATTCTCAAAGAAACTTGGTTACATATTAAGTTGGGATTTGTCCTAATTTTACTGGGATATCATCACCTTTGCGCCCGTCTCATGAAGAAGTTAGCTAAGGATGAGTGTAAATGGACAGGGCAGCAATTTCGCTGGTTTAATGAAGTACCAACCGTTCTTTTTGTCTTGATTGTGTTGTTAGTGATCTTTAAGGGCAGTTTACCCACCGATGGAGCTACATTTTTAACCGTGGCAATGGTATTGGGATTTGCGATCGCTATTCAACTCTATGCCAGAAAACGCCGCCTTGCCCAAGAAGCTTTGGAGTCTCAAACCTAA